In the genome of Cellvibrio sp. KY-YJ-3, one region contains:
- the relA gene encoding GTP diphosphokinase, protein MVKVRADHPIAADGQVDIDAWIDRLNKSSLQSDTSRAELRRAAELSLSLVDIHAEDDHNWGEDFSCFRIGLEMAEILADLQLDQDALVAAILYRAVREHKITLVELQNRFGETVAKLVKGVLRMAAISYQRNEHEDRVLGSQAVEQAEKIRKMLVSMVDDVRVALIKLAERTCAIRSVKNAEADRRRQVAREVADIYAPLAHRLGIGHIKWELEDLSFRYLQPEDYKRIAKLLDERRLARQEYIDKLLERLRSELKKAGIEGSVGGRAKHIYSIWRKMQRKGIPFSQVYDIRAVRILVPTVRDCYAVLGIVHSLWRNIPHEFDDYIASPKENGYRSLHTAVWGPENKVLEIQIRTQEMHEESELGVCAHWRYKGTDTKATQDGYEQKIAWLRQVLEWHEELGGDPSHLQDDLRAVNQDRIYVFTPEGHVVDLPRTATPLDFAYKIHTDVGHRCRGAKVNNRIVPLNYQLTNADQVEILTGKLESPSRDWLNMALGYVNTGRARAKIQHWFKQQARDKNIAEGQALLDREFKRLALLDLDFEALAQKLHFNSLDDLYAAVGASDIGVGQVLNAAQKQLDDANPQQPLIPFKSSKATRQKKDSDFYIEGVGNLLTQIANCCNPVPGDAITGYITLGKGVSIHRQDCNNILQLQADEPQRIIKVEWGETPQSLYSVDIVIEAYDRYGLLKDITVLLDTERINIVAMQTLSDKRKNTVDMQVTVEIRGFDELSRILTKLNQLPNIASARRKH, encoded by the coding sequence ATGGTTAAAGTCAGAGCAGATCACCCTATAGCCGCCGATGGCCAGGTGGACATAGATGCCTGGATCGACCGCTTGAATAAATCCTCCCTGCAATCCGATACCAGTCGCGCCGAGCTGCGCCGTGCGGCGGAGCTCAGTTTATCGCTGGTGGACATCCACGCCGAAGACGATCACAACTGGGGCGAGGATTTCTCCTGTTTTCGCATCGGCTTGGAGATGGCGGAAATCCTCGCGGATTTACAGCTGGATCAAGATGCTCTGGTGGCCGCGATTCTCTACCGCGCCGTGCGCGAACACAAAATTACGCTGGTGGAATTGCAAAACCGCTTTGGTGAAACCGTGGCCAAGCTGGTGAAAGGTGTGCTGCGTATGGCGGCCATCAGTTATCAGCGCAATGAACACGAAGACCGGGTATTAGGTTCACAGGCAGTCGAGCAGGCGGAAAAGATCCGCAAAATGCTGGTGTCCATGGTGGATGATGTGCGTGTTGCGCTGATCAAATTGGCCGAGCGCACTTGTGCCATCCGCTCGGTGAAAAACGCTGAAGCAGACCGCCGTCGCCAGGTGGCGCGTGAAGTGGCGGATATTTATGCGCCGCTCGCCCATCGCTTGGGTATTGGTCATATCAAATGGGAGCTGGAGGATTTGTCCTTCCGCTACCTGCAACCCGAAGATTACAAACGCATCGCCAAGTTGTTGGACGAGCGCCGGTTAGCGCGCCAGGAATATATCGACAAGCTGTTGGAGCGGCTGCGCAGCGAGTTGAAAAAAGCCGGTATTGAAGGTTCGGTGGGCGGGCGGGCCAAACACATTTACAGCATCTGGCGCAAAATGCAGCGCAAGGGCATTCCCTTTTCACAGGTGTACGATATTCGCGCGGTGCGTATTTTGGTGCCGACAGTGCGCGATTGTTACGCCGTGCTGGGTATAGTTCATAGCCTCTGGCGCAATATTCCCCACGAGTTTGACGACTACATCGCTTCGCCCAAAGAGAACGGCTACCGCTCGCTGCATACCGCCGTGTGGGGGCCGGAAAACAAGGTGTTGGAAATCCAGATCCGCACCCAGGAAATGCACGAGGAATCTGAACTCGGGGTGTGCGCTCACTGGCGCTATAAGGGCACCGACACCAAAGCGACCCAGGATGGCTACGAGCAGAAAATCGCCTGGCTGCGCCAAGTTCTGGAGTGGCACGAGGAGCTGGGGGGCGATCCATCCCATCTGCAGGACGACCTGCGCGCGGTGAATCAGGATCGTATCTACGTCTTTACGCCGGAAGGCCATGTGGTGGATTTACCGCGCACCGCCACGCCGCTCGATTTTGCTTACAAAATCCACACCGATGTCGGCCATCGCTGCCGCGGCGCCAAGGTCAACAACCGCATAGTGCCGCTTAATTACCAGCTCACCAATGCCGATCAGGTGGAAATTCTTACCGGTAAGCTGGAATCGCCCAGCCGCGACTGGCTCAACATGGCCTTGGGTTATGTGAATACGGGGCGCGCCCGCGCCAAAATCCAGCATTGGTTTAAACAGCAGGCGCGCGATAAAAACATCGCCGAAGGTCAGGCGCTGCTGGATCGCGAATTCAAACGTCTGGCGCTGCTGGATTTGGACTTCGAAGCGCTGGCGCAAAAGCTGCATTTCAATAGCCTTGATGACCTGTACGCCGCCGTTGGCGCCAGCGATATTGGTGTCGGTCAGGTATTAAATGCCGCGCAAAAACAACTGGATGACGCCAATCCGCAGCAGCCGCTGATTCCGTTTAAAAGCAGTAAGGCGACGCGCCAGAAAAAGGATTCGGATTTTTACATCGAAGGTGTGGGCAACTTGCTTACCCAAATCGCCAACTGTTGTAATCCGGTGCCGGGTGATGCCATCACTGGCTACATCACCCTGGGCAAAGGTGTGTCCATTCACCGTCAGGATTGCAACAACATTCTGCAGCTGCAGGCCGATGAACCCCAGCGCATTATCAAAGTGGAGTGGGGCGAAACACCGCAGAGCCTCTACTCGGTGGATATAGTGATTGAAGCTTACGACCGCTATGGTCTGCTCAAAGACATCACCGTGTTGCTGGATACCGAGCGCATCAATATTGTTGCTATGCAAACCTTGTCGGATAAACGCAAAAATACCGTGGATATGCAGGTGACCGTGGAGATTCGCGGCTTTGATGAGTTGAGTCGCATACTCACCAAACTCAATCAGCTGCCCAACATCGCCTCCGCGCGCCGTAAACACTAG
- the rlmD gene encoding 23S rRNA (uracil(1939)-C(5))-methyltransferase RlmD gives MSNRSGKNSSSSKGGTPKKGASLLGKKPRPKKADGKVYVRDDAPRRNQPRAAEKVLPQFNKRLGEFTIDRLSHDGRGVADLDGKTIFIAGALVNEKVSARLVEEHARFIDARVDQLIEASPERVAPPCVHYAQCGGCQLQHMQPAQQLLMKQDSLLQQLKRWGGVEPKRVLAPITLADTGYRSRARLGVWYEDDGSVSLGFRQHYSNQITQVDQCLVLAPELNQLLAPLRVWLTQLRAAKAVTHVELVKGQADDALSNSAIIIRHTKKLAEADLHSLAQLAAQQQVTVWLEPNGNLGLTDLQGNSCDPRLHYEVAGLELAYHPQDFTQVNPHVNQLMVAQALELLALKPDDRALDLFCGIGNFTLPMARQCAEVVGIEAVESMVLRGRENAEALHIGNAKFIAANLTDMTHTQLQRLGGNINALLLDPPRDGAKDIITSIQRWVIGKQLSPKRIVYVSCNPATLARDSALLAEVGYALDAVGVLDMFPHTSHVESMALFLLKK, from the coding sequence ATGTCCAATCGCAGTGGTAAAAATAGCAGCTCATCCAAAGGCGGTACGCCTAAAAAAGGCGCTAGTTTATTAGGCAAAAAGCCGCGTCCCAAAAAAGCGGATGGCAAAGTCTATGTGCGCGATGACGCACCGCGCCGCAATCAACCGCGCGCGGCGGAAAAGGTGTTGCCACAATTTAATAAACGCCTGGGTGAATTCACTATCGACCGTTTAAGTCACGATGGTCGAGGTGTGGCCGATCTGGACGGAAAAACCATTTTTATCGCCGGTGCATTGGTGAATGAAAAAGTCAGTGCACGCTTGGTTGAAGAACATGCGCGTTTTATCGATGCACGGGTTGATCAGCTGATTGAGGCATCGCCTGAGCGGGTTGCGCCACCTTGCGTGCATTACGCACAGTGCGGCGGCTGTCAGTTGCAACATATGCAACCGGCCCAGCAGTTGCTAATGAAACAGGATTCGTTGCTGCAGCAATTAAAACGCTGGGGCGGGGTAGAACCGAAACGTGTGCTTGCGCCGATTACCTTGGCGGATACCGGTTATCGCAGCCGTGCGCGTTTGGGCGTTTGGTATGAAGATGATGGCAGTGTGAGCCTTGGCTTTCGTCAGCACTACAGCAACCAAATTACCCAGGTCGATCAGTGTTTGGTATTGGCGCCCGAGTTGAACCAATTGCTCGCGCCACTGCGTGTGTGGCTCACCCAATTGCGCGCGGCCAAAGCGGTCACCCATGTCGAACTGGTTAAAGGGCAGGCCGATGATGCGCTCAGTAATAGCGCGATTATTATTCGTCACACTAAAAAACTGGCCGAGGCGGATCTGCACTCGCTGGCACAGCTGGCGGCGCAACAGCAGGTGACTGTCTGGCTTGAGCCGAATGGCAATCTGGGGCTCACGGATCTGCAGGGCAATAGCTGCGACCCACGTTTGCATTATGAAGTGGCGGGCCTGGAGCTCGCCTATCACCCGCAGGATTTCACCCAGGTTAACCCGCACGTTAACCAGTTGATGGTTGCCCAAGCGCTGGAATTATTGGCACTGAAACCGGACGACCGCGCGCTCGATCTCTTCTGCGGCATAGGTAACTTCACCCTGCCCATGGCGCGCCAGTGCGCGGAGGTAGTGGGCATTGAGGCGGTCGAATCCATGGTGTTGCGTGGGCGCGAAAATGCGGAGGCCTTGCATATCGGCAACGCAAAATTTATCGCCGCGAACCTGACGGATATGACCCATACTCAATTGCAGCGCTTGGGGGGCAACATTAATGCGCTCTTGTTAGACCCGCCCCGCGATGGTGCAAAAGACATTATTACCAGCATTCAGCGCTGGGTAATAGGTAAGCAACTTTCACCCAAGCGAATTGTCTACGTCAGTTGCAACCCGGCGACTTTGGCGCGGGATTCAGCGCTGCTCGCCGAGGTGGGTTATGCGCTGGATGCGGTGGGTGTGCTGGATATGTTCCCGCACACCAGTCATGTTGAGTCTATGGCGCTGTTCTTGCTGAAGAAATAA
- a CDS encoding CotH kinase family protein codes for MTAMTTVMRWVSLSIFMCVLQACGGGSGSTAPVATSSQQSSTATLSSSSQQSSVVLSSSSLSISLASSSSEQTSSAATSASVSSVESTSSASQSSIPTDFPVGTAEALPVLDITTTGAAPIVSKENYLTGNFSLSGDEQNTLSGELEIRGRGNSTWSWVKKPYRLKLTSSAQLLGMPASRHWVLLANYADKTLMRNDIAFRFGRSLGMEYSPRNQYVELHLNGQYQGIYQLTEHIRVARDRVNIVELKDSDTATPNITGGYLLEVDFRMHRDYCQTAFWESYCVNGVNLAREETFCVDSAHGMNPFCLDTPEALLEPAWAAQRNYIEQYITDTETALFGDNFADPNTGYAAYIDVDSAIQYFLVNELFKNPDGAVASFYLYKKRNGKLFFGPIWDFDLAMGNAGYDNVDKTEGWHIRPAPWFNRLFQDPAFEAKVKAQWQLLKTQGKLEEIFQYAQARATWLDKPQEKNYSIWDITDFESWIMHPSRATGSYETEVNELIRWQRERYEWIDEQFSQ; via the coding sequence ATGACGGCAATGACGACGGTAATGCGTTGGGTTTCACTCAGTATTTTTATGTGTGTGTTGCAAGCATGCGGTGGCGGTTCCGGATCAACTGCGCCGGTAGCCACTAGCAGCCAGCAAAGTAGTACTGCGACGCTCTCATCAAGTAGTCAGCAGAGCAGTGTGGTGCTGTCCTCCAGTAGTTTGTCGATCAGTCTGGCATCGTCGAGCAGCGAGCAAACCAGCTCGGCGGCGACTTCGGCATCGGTGTCATCCGTTGAGTCAACGAGCAGCGCCAGTCAGTCCAGTATTCCGACTGACTTTCCGGTGGGGACAGCGGAGGCCTTGCCGGTCTTGGACATTACCACCACAGGAGCTGCGCCAATTGTGTCCAAAGAGAATTACCTCACTGGTAATTTTTCGCTCTCGGGCGATGAACAAAATACCCTGAGTGGTGAGTTGGAAATTCGCGGGCGCGGTAATTCCACCTGGTCATGGGTTAAAAAGCCTTATCGACTCAAATTAACCAGCTCCGCCCAATTATTGGGAATGCCGGCGAGCAGGCACTGGGTCTTGTTAGCGAACTACGCCGACAAAACACTGATGCGCAATGATATTGCCTTTCGTTTTGGGCGTAGTTTGGGTATGGAGTACAGCCCGCGTAATCAATATGTTGAATTGCATTTGAATGGTCAGTATCAAGGTATTTATCAACTGACTGAGCATATTCGCGTCGCCAGGGATCGCGTGAATATTGTTGAATTAAAAGACAGCGATACAGCGACTCCCAATATTACCGGCGGCTACTTGTTGGAAGTGGATTTCCGTATGCATAGGGATTATTGCCAAACCGCATTCTGGGAAAGCTACTGCGTAAATGGCGTTAATTTAGCGCGTGAAGAAACCTTCTGTGTGGATTCGGCTCATGGCATGAATCCTTTCTGCCTTGATACACCGGAAGCTTTGCTGGAGCCAGCGTGGGCTGCACAGCGCAATTATATTGAGCAATACATCACTGATACTGAAACTGCATTATTTGGTGATAATTTTGCTGACCCGAATACTGGCTATGCGGCTTATATCGATGTCGATTCTGCTATTCAGTATTTTTTAGTGAACGAATTGTTTAAAAATCCCGATGGCGCTGTGGCGAGTTTTTATCTGTATAAAAAGCGCAACGGCAAATTATTTTTTGGCCCGATTTGGGATTTCGATTTAGCCATGGGCAACGCCGGTTATGACAATGTTGATAAAACCGAGGGCTGGCATATCCGTCCGGCTCCCTGGTTTAACCGTTTATTTCAAGACCCCGCATTTGAAGCAAAAGTCAAAGCGCAATGGCAGTTGTTAAAAACCCAAGGCAAGCTGGAAGAAATTTTTCAGTACGCACAAGCCCGTGCGACCTGGTTGGATAAGCCACAAGAGAAAAACTATTCAATCTGGGATATCACTGATTTTGAGTCGTGGATTATGCATCCCTCTCGCGCCACGGGCAGCTATGAGACTGAAGTCAATGAGTTGATTCGCTGGCAGCGAGAGCGTTATGAATGGATTGATGAACAATTCAGTCAGTAA
- the cysM gene encoding cysteine synthase CysM, whose product MEFPTIEAFVGNTPLVRLQRLPGVTSNTLLVKLEGNNPAGSVKDRPALSMISRAELRGDIKPGDTLIEATSGNTGIALAMVAAIKGYRMILIMPDNSTAERKASMLAYGAELILVSKEAGMEGARDLALKMQAEGKGKVLDQFGNADNPLAHYTTTGPELWQQTGGTITHFVSSMGTTGTIMGTSRFLKEKNPAIQIIGLQPSEGAQIPGIRRWPEAYLPKIYERDRVDGIVNMPQALAEQTMRELARKEGIFCGVSSGGSVAAALELSQQVENAVIVAIICDRGDRYLSSGLFNQ is encoded by the coding sequence ATGGAATTCCCCACCATTGAAGCATTTGTTGGTAATACTCCGCTGGTGCGCTTGCAGCGCCTGCCCGGTGTGACCAGCAATACCTTGCTGGTGAAGCTGGAGGGCAATAATCCAGCGGGCTCGGTAAAAGATCGTCCCGCACTGTCCATGATCAGTCGCGCCGAATTGCGCGGCGACATCAAGCCAGGCGATACCTTAATTGAAGCAACCAGCGGCAATACCGGCATCGCCCTGGCGATGGTGGCGGCGATCAAAGGCTACCGCATGATTTTAATCATGCCCGACAATTCCACTGCGGAGCGCAAGGCCTCCATGTTGGCTTATGGTGCGGAGCTAATTTTAGTCAGCAAAGAAGCGGGCATGGAAGGCGCGCGTGATCTCGCCCTAAAAATGCAAGCAGAGGGTAAGGGCAAGGTGCTCGATCAATTTGGTAACGCCGATAATCCGCTTGCCCACTACACCACTACTGGCCCGGAATTGTGGCAACAGACCGGTGGCACCATCACCCATTTTGTCAGCTCCATGGGCACCACCGGTACTATTATGGGGACCTCGCGTTTTCTCAAAGAAAAAAATCCGGCTATTCAGATTATTGGTTTGCAGCCGTCTGAAGGGGCGCAAATTCCTGGCATTCGCCGCTGGCCAGAAGCCTATCTGCCCAAAATTTACGAGCGCGACCGCGTGGATGGCATTGTAAATATGCCCCAAGCCTTGGCAGAGCAAACCATGCGCGAGCTGGCGCGCAAAGAAGGTATTTTTTGCGGCGTGTCATCCGGTGGCTCAGTGGCGGCGGCATTGGAACTGAGCCAACAGGTGGAAAATGCCGTGATAGTCGCGATTATTTGTGATCGCGGTGACCGTTATTTATCGTCCGGATTGTTTAATCAGTGA
- a CDS encoding response regulator, whose protein sequence is MNPVSKNKHSNIKSDVWRLIFIPSFIIIILIATSLTYLCISQINKFIDLRGSLLAQKTAHLLHKPILENNAELIQHILDASIEEPYIRAIRAYHADAKQHFHSGPQFMGGDDASAPSMDAPTEYRTYRTLRFSHPLVSRDNTNPIGWVELELLTAPFAVVRYEAIVLTIAITILCLIIGAYFAISLYYRITEPLEHINNVVQGLARGRLNERVEQQHSREFLGLAESINTMADYMEAAQADMQSHIDHAIEDLRETLETIEIQNVELDLARKEALEASRVKSEFLANTSHEIRTPLNGILGFINLALKTDLNEQQREYMETIRDSAQNLLTVINGILDFSKIESGKLTLDYAPLPIRHSIDEVLHIFAPDAHDKNLELINYVERCIPKNLLGDALRFKQVLSNLVSNAIKYSTSGNIIIDVSILQRQETQITLKICVSDEGIGLSREEQEQLFSPFIQADSSSSREHEGTGLGLAICKGLVERMNGEIGVVSEPDKGSTFWFTARLGIDKRQPAPNQLANLSEYRILLCGENPASIKQLNNLLHEWNANTQSIPAIHDCFPMLRSARDEHKSFDLLILDIPPNERKIPPILLNNLAEQLHTEFNCTLIACCTTAHQRLFRSYAEKSRVLFINKPTSYDALLQTLGRQLDLHIKDLREQDDEEALRPSASVLLVDDNPANLQLASELLRGLNTQVVQANSGKQAIEACSEHEFDVIFMDIQMPGMDGMEATRHIRALEQGKRRTPIIALTAHTITEQKAELLIAGMDDCISKPVNESQLAHIINRWATLTGKKEVVIQIEEKSTNKPGIPTEDHTGSVDINLCLKLANNKPALARDMLSMLLAGLESEKQQINDALNNGDFDEAGELIHRLYGSSCYCGVPRLKHISGLLDKLFQSTQYEQARDAIPALNHALDDLIRWGTNKDIDALFGLEKTLA, encoded by the coding sequence ATGAATCCTGTCAGCAAAAATAAACACAGCAATATTAAATCTGATGTCTGGCGCCTGATTTTTATCCCCTCGTTTATCATCATTATTCTCATCGCCACCAGCCTGACCTATTTGTGTATCTCGCAAATTAATAAATTTATCGATTTACGCGGGAGCTTGCTTGCACAAAAGACTGCGCACCTGCTGCACAAACCCATCCTTGAAAACAATGCCGAATTAATCCAGCACATTTTGGATGCCTCGATTGAAGAACCTTATATACGTGCAATACGCGCTTACCATGCAGATGCCAAACAACATTTTCATAGCGGCCCACAATTTATGGGGGGCGATGATGCAAGTGCCCCGAGTATGGATGCTCCCACCGAATACCGTACCTATCGCACCCTGCGTTTTTCTCACCCACTGGTCAGTCGCGACAATACCAATCCCATCGGCTGGGTTGAGCTGGAATTATTAACCGCACCGTTTGCGGTGGTGCGCTACGAAGCCATCGTACTCACTATTGCCATCACTATTTTATGTTTGATTATCGGCGCTTACTTTGCGATCTCACTCTACTACCGTATTACTGAACCATTGGAACACATCAATAATGTGGTGCAGGGCTTGGCGCGCGGTCGACTCAATGAGCGGGTTGAGCAACAACACTCGCGCGAGTTTTTAGGGCTTGCTGAATCAATCAATACCATGGCGGATTACATGGAAGCGGCGCAAGCGGATATGCAATCGCATATCGACCACGCGATTGAAGACCTGCGCGAAACATTGGAAACCATTGAAATTCAAAACGTGGAATTGGACCTTGCGCGCAAAGAAGCCTTGGAAGCCAGCCGAGTGAAATCCGAATTCCTTGCCAATACCAGCCATGAAATTCGCACGCCGCTCAATGGCATTTTAGGGTTTATCAACCTTGCGTTAAAAACGGACCTTAATGAACAGCAGCGCGAATATATGGAAACGATTCGCGACTCTGCGCAAAACCTGTTGACTGTGATTAACGGTATTCTCGATTTCTCCAAGATTGAGTCCGGTAAGCTCACACTGGATTACGCACCGCTGCCGATTCGCCACTCCATCGATGAAGTGCTACATATTTTTGCACCGGATGCCCACGATAAAAATTTGGAATTGATAAATTATGTAGAGCGCTGCATCCCTAAAAACTTATTGGGTGATGCATTACGCTTTAAACAAGTGCTATCCAATTTGGTGAGCAATGCTATCAAATACAGTACGTCAGGTAACATCATCATTGATGTCAGTATTTTGCAGCGTCAGGAAACACAAATCACGCTCAAGATCTGTGTAAGCGATGAAGGCATAGGGCTGTCGCGCGAAGAGCAGGAGCAATTGTTTAGCCCCTTTATTCAAGCCGATTCCTCCAGCAGTCGCGAGCACGAAGGCACCGGACTTGGCCTCGCGATTTGCAAAGGTTTGGTAGAGCGCATGAACGGCGAAATAGGCGTAGTGAGCGAGCCAGATAAGGGTTCCACCTTTTGGTTTACGGCACGCCTTGGCATAGACAAACGCCAACCTGCCCCCAATCAATTGGCCAACCTGAGCGAATATCGCATTTTGTTGTGTGGCGAAAATCCCGCATCCATCAAACAATTAAATAACTTATTGCACGAGTGGAATGCCAATACGCAGAGCATTCCCGCCATACATGACTGCTTCCCTATGCTGCGCAGTGCCCGCGATGAACATAAAAGTTTTGATTTGTTGATTTTGGATATCCCACCCAACGAGCGCAAAATCCCACCCATTTTATTAAATAATCTCGCTGAGCAACTGCATACTGAATTTAACTGCACACTCATTGCCTGCTGCACCACAGCGCATCAACGATTGTTCCGCTCCTATGCAGAAAAATCCCGCGTATTATTTATTAACAAACCTACATCCTATGATGCACTGCTGCAAACGCTCGGGCGACAACTGGATTTGCACATTAAAGATCTGCGCGAGCAGGATGACGAAGAAGCGCTGCGCCCTAGCGCCAGCGTGTTATTGGTGGATGATAATCCGGCCAATTTGCAGTTGGCTTCAGAATTATTGCGCGGCTTAAATACTCAGGTAGTGCAAGCAAACAGCGGCAAGCAAGCGATTGAAGCCTGCAGCGAACACGAATTCGATGTGATTTTTATGGACATCCAAATGCCCGGCATGGATGGCATGGAAGCGACACGCCATATTCGCGCACTCGAACAAGGTAAACGTCGCACGCCAATTATTGCGCTAACAGCACATACCATTACTGAGCAAAAAGCGGAACTATTAATTGCGGGCATGGATGACTGCATCAGTAAACCCGTCAACGAATCACAACTGGCGCACATTATTAATCGCTGGGCCACGCTTACCGGCAAAAAAGAAGTCGTCATCCAGATCGAAGAAAAAAGCACTAACAAACCAGGAATTCCCACAGAGGATCACACTGGCTCAGTAGATATAAACCTGTGCTTAAAACTCGCCAACAATAAACCGGCGCTGGCACGCGACATGTTAAGTATGCTGTTGGCGGGATTAGAAAGTGAAAAACAACAAATTAATGATGCTCTTAACAACGGTGATTTTGATGAGGCTGGGGAATTGATTCACCGTCTCTATGGCAGTAGCTGTTATTGCGGCGTGCCCCGGTTAAAGCACATCAGTGGTCTACTGGATAAATTATTTCAAAGCACACAATACGAACAGGCACGCGATGCAATTCCCGCACTGAATCACGCATTGGATGATTTAATTCGCTGGGGAACCAATAAAGATATAGACGCGCTTTTTGGTTTGGAGAAAACACTCGCCTGA
- the recO gene encoding DNA repair protein RecO: MRVDLQLAYILHTRPYRDTSLLIDLLTPDYGRVTAVARGVRKNKTPKRQLLNPFSRLLVSWQGKTDMKLLTSFESDNLFLSLTANHLYSGFYLNELLVRLLPEMDSHNGIYHAYEHSLQALQMGEDIEPLLRAFEFRLLEELGYGLDFTQDARNHCAIVPEGWYECHIQEGFFSAAPDIPEHFLLKGEALLAIAVGDYSSSITRLTAKQLARRLLKPLLGSRPLNSRELFVQHKPTE, encoded by the coding sequence ATGCGTGTTGATCTGCAGCTCGCATATATCCTTCACACGCGTCCCTATCGCGATACCAGTTTGCTTATCGATTTGCTCACGCCCGATTATGGGCGTGTCACCGCTGTAGCGCGTGGTGTGCGTAAAAATAAAACCCCCAAGCGTCAACTGCTCAATCCTTTTAGCCGTCTGCTCGTATCATGGCAGGGCAAAACGGATATGAAGTTGCTGACTAGTTTTGAATCGGACAACCTTTTCCTCTCACTCACGGCGAATCACTTGTATTCGGGTTTTTACCTGAATGAATTACTGGTGCGTTTGTTGCCAGAGATGGATAGCCATAATGGCATTTATCATGCTTATGAGCATAGTTTGCAGGCGCTCCAAATGGGTGAGGATATAGAGCCCTTGTTGCGTGCCTTTGAATTTAGATTGCTGGAGGAGTTGGGTTATGGCTTGGATTTCACCCAGGATGCACGTAACCATTGCGCTATAGTGCCGGAAGGGTGGTATGAGTGTCATATTCAAGAGGGTTTTTTTAGTGCGGCTCCTGATATTCCTGAACACTTTTTACTAAAAGGTGAAGCGCTATTGGCAATTGCTGTCGGTGACTATTCCAGCTCTATCACTCGCCTTACTGCCAAACAACTAGCGCGACGCTTACTCAAACCACTGCTTGGTAGTCGTCCACTCAATAGTCGCGAATTATTTGTTCAGCACAAGCCTACAGAGTAA
- the era gene encoding GTPase Era, with product MTFTSDTEHSSASRCGYVAIVGRPNVGKSTLLNHILGQKISITSRKPQTTRNAVVGIKTEGDVQIIFVDTPGMHLGQQKAINRYMNKAATSAIKDVDVVVFVVDRFIWTEEDEAVAEKLQHLPCPIILAVNKVDQIEDKESLLPHLQTLSEKLNVAEIVPMSALRNTNLDRLQALITERLPEGVHMYPDDQITDRSSRFMAAEIVREKITRQLGDELPYEMAVEIEEFKQEGNLLNISALILVERDGQKKILIGDKGARIKLIGTEARVDMEKLFEMKVMLKLWVKVKSGWSDDERALRSLGYNEF from the coding sequence ATGACCTTCACTTCAGATACAGAACATTCATCGGCCAGTCGCTGCGGTTATGTCGCCATTGTCGGTCGTCCTAATGTGGGTAAGTCGACATTGCTCAATCATATACTTGGGCAAAAAATCAGTATTACCTCGCGCAAACCACAAACAACGCGTAATGCGGTGGTGGGAATTAAAACCGAAGGCGATGTACAGATTATTTTTGTCGATACTCCTGGCATGCACCTTGGGCAACAGAAAGCGATTAACCGTTACATGAACAAAGCGGCCACCAGCGCGATAAAAGATGTCGATGTAGTGGTGTTTGTTGTGGATCGTTTTATCTGGACGGAAGAGGATGAAGCGGTTGCTGAAAAATTGCAGCACTTGCCTTGCCCGATTATTTTGGCCGTTAACAAAGTGGATCAAATTGAAGACAAAGAAAGCCTTCTTCCTCACTTGCAAACCCTGTCAGAAAAACTCAACGTCGCGGAAATTGTACCCATGTCTGCGCTGCGCAATACCAATTTGGATCGTTTGCAGGCGCTGATCACCGAGCGTTTGCCCGAAGGTGTGCATATGTACCCGGATGACCAGATTACCGATCGCAGCTCGCGCTTTATGGCGGCAGAAATTGTGCGTGAAAAAATTACCCGTCAATTGGGCGATGAATTGCCCTATGAAATGGCAGTTGAGATTGAAGAGTTCAAACAAGAAGGTAATTTGCTCAATATCTCTGCGCTTATTTTGGTGGAGCGCGACGGCCAGAAAAAAATTCTGATTGGCGATAAGGGTGCACGTATCAAATTAATCGGCACCGAAGCGCGTGTTGATATGGAAAAGCTATTTGAGATGAAAGTCATGCTCAAATTGTGGGTCAAGGTAAAATCCGGTTGGTCAGATGATGAGCGCGCCTTGCGCAGTCTCGGTTATAACGAGTTTTAA